The proteins below come from a single Arthrobacter crystallopoietes genomic window:
- the pdhA gene encoding pyruvate dehydrogenase (acetyl-transferring) E1 component subunit alpha has product MQDPSRRPDLDQQATAESYMLPSAQPVQLVDPDGRHVHNDKYPLPDGEALLAAYRELVVGRRVNDQANALVRQGRMAVYPSSHGQEACQVAAAVCIDKQDWLFPTYRDTVAVLARGVDPIQALTLLRGDWHSGYDPYEHNVSIQATPLATQLLHAVGVAHAAKLKGENTVVVAMCGDGATSEGDFHEALNFAAVFHVPVVFFVQNNQYAISVPLHHQTVAPSLAHKAIGYGMPGERVDGNDLAALLSVLGKAVERARDGGGPALVEAHTYRMQSHTNADDATRYRKDDEVQQWVSKDPIQRMRTYLTDLNLLDEEVEKNIAEKAETVAAAMRDGLNAESEVDPEDLFRYVFTEKTSQLLEQAAKLRDELAREPA; this is encoded by the coding sequence ATGCAGGACCCCTCCCGTCGTCCAGACCTGGATCAGCAGGCAACCGCCGAGTCCTATATGCTGCCATCCGCGCAGCCAGTCCAGCTGGTGGATCCGGACGGCCGCCACGTCCACAACGACAAATACCCTCTGCCTGATGGCGAAGCCCTGCTGGCTGCCTACCGGGAGCTCGTCGTCGGCCGTCGTGTCAATGACCAGGCCAATGCGCTGGTGCGCCAGGGCCGGATGGCCGTCTACCCGTCCTCCCACGGACAGGAAGCCTGCCAGGTTGCGGCAGCCGTCTGCATCGACAAGCAGGACTGGCTCTTCCCTACGTACCGCGACACTGTTGCGGTGCTGGCCCGGGGCGTGGATCCCATCCAGGCGCTCACCCTGCTGCGAGGCGACTGGCACAGCGGGTACGACCCGTACGAACATAACGTTTCCATTCAGGCCACGCCGCTGGCCACCCAGCTGCTGCACGCCGTCGGGGTGGCGCACGCGGCCAAGCTCAAGGGCGAGAACACCGTTGTCGTCGCCATGTGCGGCGACGGCGCAACCAGCGAAGGCGACTTCCATGAAGCACTGAACTTCGCAGCCGTCTTCCACGTGCCCGTGGTGTTTTTCGTCCAAAACAACCAGTACGCCATCTCCGTGCCGTTGCACCACCAGACCGTAGCGCCGTCGTTAGCTCATAAGGCCATTGGTTATGGCATGCCGGGGGAGCGGGTCGACGGTAATGACCTTGCAGCGCTGTTGTCCGTCCTGGGCAAGGCGGTCGAGCGGGCGCGGGACGGCGGCGGGCCGGCATTGGTGGAAGCCCATACCTACCGCATGCAGTCCCACACCAACGCGGACGATGCCACCCGCTACCGCAAAGACGACGAGGTCCAGCAGTGGGTGTCGAAGGATCCGATCCAGCGCATGCGCACCTATCTGACTGACCTCAACCTGCTGGACGAAGAAGTGGAAAAGAACATTGCCGAGAAGGCGGAGACGGTGGCAGCTGCAATGCGGGACGGACTGAACGCCGAGTCCGAGGTGGATCCGGAGGACTTGTTCCGCTACGTATTCACCGAAAAGACCAGTCAGCTCCTCGAACAGGCGGCCAAGCTGCGCGACGAGCTGGCACGCGAACCGGCCTAG
- the paaA gene encoding 1,2-phenylacetyl-CoA epoxidase subunit PaaA has protein sequence MATQTQSPRDAQLQPVPSAEDEAGQAYFDKIIAEDSRIEPADWMPAGYRKTLTRQISQHAHSEIIGMQPEANFITRAPSLKRKAILMAKVQDEAGHGLYLYSAAETLGTPRDELFDQLLSGKAKYSSIFNYPALTWADMGAIGWLVDGAAIVNQVPLCRASYGPYGRAMVRVCKEESFHQRQGFEILLELANGTPAQKQMAQDAVNRFYAPALMMFGPNDDESPNSQQSMRWNIKRFSNDELRQRFVGMIQEQVKVLGLTLPDDEIRFNEETGKWEYGELDWNEFYEVLKGRGPCNAQRMERRREAHENGAWVREAAAAYAAKKAQKAQVA, from the coding sequence ATGGCAACGCAGACGCAATCCCCGCGGGACGCACAGTTGCAGCCTGTTCCGTCCGCTGAGGACGAGGCCGGCCAGGCCTACTTTGACAAGATCATCGCCGAGGATTCACGGATCGAGCCGGCGGACTGGATGCCAGCCGGGTACCGGAAGACCCTGACCCGGCAGATTTCCCAGCACGCCCACTCCGAAATCATCGGGATGCAGCCGGAGGCAAACTTCATCACGCGCGCCCCGTCGCTGAAGCGGAAGGCCATCCTGATGGCCAAGGTGCAGGACGAAGCCGGGCACGGCCTCTACTTGTACTCGGCGGCGGAGACCTTGGGCACGCCGCGCGACGAGCTCTTCGACCAGCTGCTCAGCGGCAAGGCGAAGTACTCGTCCATCTTCAACTACCCGGCGCTCACCTGGGCGGACATGGGTGCCATCGGCTGGCTGGTGGATGGCGCCGCTATCGTCAACCAGGTGCCGCTGTGCCGTGCTTCTTACGGTCCCTATGGCCGGGCAATGGTGCGGGTCTGCAAGGAAGAGTCCTTCCACCAGCGGCAGGGCTTCGAGATCCTGCTCGAGCTCGCCAATGGAACGCCTGCGCAGAAGCAGATGGCCCAGGACGCGGTCAACCGCTTCTACGCTCCGGCGCTGATGATGTTCGGTCCGAACGACGACGAATCCCCGAACTCGCAGCAGTCCATGCGCTGGAACATCAAGCGCTTCTCCAATGACGAGCTGCGCCAGCGATTCGTCGGCATGATCCAGGAACAGGTAAAGGTCCTCGGACTGACCCTGCCCGATGACGAGATCCGCTTCAACGAAGAAACCGGCAAGTGGGAGTACGGCGAGCTCGATTGGAATGAGTTCTACGAGGTCCTCAAAGGCCGCGGCCCCTGCAACGCCCAGCGGATGGAACGCCGCCGCGAGGCGCACGAGAACGGCGCATGGGTACGCGAAGCAGCAGCTGCCTACGCAGCTAAGAAGGCACAGAAAGCACAGGTAGCCTAA
- the paaD gene encoding 1,2-phenylacetyl-CoA epoxidase subunit PaaD has product MSTNTAVRPAEAEAARAWDIAATVCDPEIPVINIAELGILRSVDVVPEEFDDNGNPAVDVTITPTYSGCPAMDAIKDDVVAALGEQGYGDVRVRLVLAPAWTTDWMTDSGKAKLEEYGIAPPTGMAALRTGPISLGLSVKCPQCNSLNTRELTRFGSTSCKALYQCNECKEPFDYFKVL; this is encoded by the coding sequence ATGTCTACCAACACAGCAGTGCGCCCGGCCGAGGCTGAAGCAGCCCGTGCCTGGGACATCGCGGCGACGGTCTGCGACCCTGAGATTCCCGTCATCAATATCGCCGAGCTGGGAATCCTGCGCAGTGTCGACGTCGTGCCTGAAGAATTCGACGACAACGGCAACCCGGCAGTGGACGTGACCATCACGCCCACCTATTCCGGGTGCCCCGCCATGGATGCCATCAAGGACGACGTCGTTGCCGCCCTTGGCGAACAAGGTTACGGCGACGTGAGGGTCAGGCTCGTCTTGGCGCCGGCCTGGACCACGGACTGGATGACGGATTCGGGCAAGGCCAAGCTGGAGGAGTACGGCATTGCGCCGCCCACCGGCATGGCTGCCCTCCGCACCGGTCCGATCAGCCTGGGCCTCAGTGTGAAATGCCCGCAGTGCAACTCGCTCAACACCCGTGAACTGACCCGGTTTGGCTCCACCTCCTGCAAGGCGCTCTATCAGTGCAATGAGTGCAAAGAACCTTTCGATTACTTCAAGGTGCTCTAA
- the paaE gene encoding 1,2-phenylacetyl-CoA epoxidase subunit PaaE, translating into MTTSTSPASASDASGGTATDAPAKKRGSFHPLSVAEVRRLTDEAIEVTFAVPEELQGHYDYVPGQYVALRTTMEGQEVRRSYSICAEPRPGEIRVAIKRDIGGLFSNWANENLKAGDVLDVMSPTGAFISKHQMTEINHPEAIDTDAEDVFVAFAAGSGITPVISIARTVLAANDNVRFDLVYANKAAMDVMFVEELADLKDKYPARFGLHHVLSREQRISPLLSGRIDAEKLTSLFDEVLRTDDVDEWFLCGPFELVQLCRDTLAERGVPAEKIRFELFTTGEPNKPQGNIGRPVEVDPNADNYEINFQLDGLSAQVASPKHARETVLNAALRVRPDVPFACAGGVCGTCRAKVVSGTFEMEENYALEPEEIERGYVLTCQTRPTGDEITVNYDA; encoded by the coding sequence ATGACTACTTCCACATCGCCGGCCTCAGCTTCCGACGCTTCCGGCGGTACCGCCACCGACGCGCCGGCCAAGAAGCGTGGGTCCTTCCACCCGTTGAGCGTTGCCGAGGTCCGCCGCCTCACCGACGAGGCCATCGAGGTGACGTTCGCCGTTCCCGAGGAGCTGCAAGGCCATTACGACTATGTCCCCGGACAGTACGTAGCGCTGCGCACCACCATGGAAGGCCAGGAGGTCCGGCGCAGCTACTCCATTTGCGCCGAGCCGCGGCCAGGCGAGATCCGCGTGGCGATCAAACGCGACATCGGCGGACTGTTCTCTAACTGGGCCAACGAGAACCTCAAGGCCGGGGACGTCCTGGACGTCATGAGCCCCACGGGAGCGTTCATCTCCAAGCACCAGATGACGGAGATCAACCACCCGGAGGCCATCGACACGGACGCCGAAGACGTTTTCGTGGCGTTCGCTGCCGGTTCCGGCATCACCCCGGTGATCTCCATCGCCCGCACCGTTTTGGCCGCGAACGACAACGTCCGTTTTGACCTGGTATATGCGAACAAAGCCGCCATGGACGTCATGTTCGTGGAGGAACTGGCGGACCTCAAGGACAAATATCCTGCACGCTTTGGCCTGCACCACGTGCTCTCCCGCGAACAGCGCATCTCGCCGCTGCTTTCGGGCCGGATCGACGCCGAAAAACTCACCAGCCTCTTCGACGAAGTGCTGCGCACCGATGACGTCGACGAGTGGTTCCTCTGCGGTCCGTTCGAATTGGTCCAGCTCTGCCGCGACACCCTGGCCGAACGTGGAGTTCCGGCGGAGAAAATCCGCTTCGAGCTCTTCACCACCGGCGAGCCAAACAAGCCGCAGGGCAACATCGGCCGACCGGTCGAGGTGGATCCGAACGCGGACAACTACGAAATCAACTTCCAGCTGGACGGGCTCTCCGCCCAGGTGGCCAGCCCCAAGCATGCCCGCGAAACCGTGCTCAATGCGGCACTGCGCGTCCGTCCCGACGTTCCCTTCGCCTGCGCCGGCGGCGTCTGCGGCACCTGTCGCGCCAAGGTGGTCTCCGGCACGTTCGAGATGGAGGAGAACTACGCGCTGGAGCCGGAAGAGATCGAGCGCGGCTACGTGCTGACCTGCCAGACCCGTCCCACCGGCGATGAAATCACCGTCAACTACGATGCGTAA
- a CDS encoding Lrp/AsnC family transcriptional regulator — MTDGDSPKLDDIDRKILSELTRDGRLSVTSVAENVHISRAHAYSRIARLTEAGVLTKFTALVDPIKAGLKSSAYVTLKLRQHSWRELREALRAIPEVHHIALVGGNFDVILLVRAIDNVDLRRVIFDQIQSMPGILDTQTFLVFEDLDTR; from the coding sequence ATGACAGATGGCGATTCGCCGAAGCTGGACGACATTGACCGGAAGATCCTGTCAGAGCTCACCCGGGACGGCCGGTTGTCGGTAACGTCTGTAGCCGAGAATGTGCACATCTCCCGCGCTCACGCGTATTCGCGTATCGCTCGTCTGACCGAAGCCGGAGTCCTGACGAAGTTCACGGCGTTGGTGGATCCGATCAAGGCCGGACTGAAGTCTTCGGCTTATGTGACCCTGAAGTTGCGCCAGCATTCCTGGCGCGAACTGCGGGAAGCGCTTCGAGCCATCCCGGAGGTGCATCACATCGCGCTCGTCGGCGGTAACTTTGACGTGATCCTGCTGGTGCGCGCCATAGATAACGTGGACCTGCGCCGGGTCATTTTTGACCAGATCCAGTCAATGCCCGGGATTCTGGACACGCAGACGTTCCTCGTGTTCGAGGACCTCGACACTCGATAA
- the paaC gene encoding 1,2-phenylacetyl-CoA epoxidase subunit PaaC — protein sequence MSGESATRITPGNALRPEDVAERVAGGIKVGEDVGEYALRLGDDALILAQRLGWWISRAPELEEDVALGNIALDLLGHARSFLTYAGSAWGKSEDDLAYWRGEAEFRSCFLVEQPNGDFGKTIARQLVFSIFQHELYSRLIDSADETIAAISAKALKEVDYHRDHAIQWTIRLGDGTEESKLRIQAGLDSVWPYVAELFQDDELIERLDGVAARPSEMREPFDALVAQVLDEAGLKLPDVQPAMTGGRSGKHSEHLGYILAEMQVIAREHPGATW from the coding sequence GTGAGCGGGGAAAGCGCAACACGCATCACGCCGGGCAACGCCCTGCGTCCCGAGGACGTGGCCGAGCGGGTTGCCGGTGGTATCAAGGTCGGCGAAGACGTCGGCGAATATGCCCTGCGCCTCGGCGACGATGCCCTGATCCTGGCCCAGCGGCTCGGCTGGTGGATCTCCCGGGCGCCCGAGCTCGAAGAAGACGTGGCCCTGGGCAACATCGCCCTGGACCTCCTGGGACACGCTCGCTCGTTCCTTACCTACGCCGGCTCCGCATGGGGCAAGTCCGAAGATGACCTGGCCTACTGGCGCGGCGAGGCGGAATTCCGGTCTTGCTTCCTGGTCGAGCAGCCAAACGGTGACTTCGGCAAGACCATCGCCCGCCAGTTGGTGTTTTCCATCTTCCAGCATGAGCTGTACTCACGGCTGATCGATTCCGCGGACGAGACGATCGCGGCTATCTCGGCCAAGGCGCTTAAGGAAGTGGACTACCACCGGGACCACGCGATCCAGTGGACCATCCGGCTCGGCGACGGCACTGAGGAGTCCAAGCTCCGCATCCAGGCCGGCCTCGACTCGGTCTGGCCCTACGTGGCCGAGCTGTTCCAGGACGACGAACTCATCGAACGGCTTGACGGCGTTGCCGCACGTCCGTCCGAAATGCGCGAACCGTTCGATGCGCTCGTGGCGCAGGTGCTGGACGAAGCAGGGCTGAAGCTCCCCGACGTGCAACCGGCGATGACCGGTGGCCGTAGCGGCAAGCACAGCGAACACCTGGGCTACATCCTCGCGGAGATGCAGGTCATCGCCCGCGAGCACCCGGGCGCCACCTGGTAA
- a CDS encoding alpha-ketoacid dehydrogenase subunit beta, whose product MSTTLTFAKALNTALADEMEADSTVVVFGEDVGPLGGVFRITDGLTARFGEERCFDTPLAESGIMGMAIGMAMNGLRPVVEMQFDAFAYPAFEQVVSHVAKMPNRTKGKVKLPMVIRIPYAGGIGGVEHHCDSSESYYAHTPGLTVVAPATVQDAYTMLREAIRHPDPVVFLEPKKLYWSKEDLELESLRESVGSFGRAVVAREGSDATLIAYGPSVSTALNAAAAAAEEGRSLEVIDVRSIVPFDDETVAASVRKTGRAVVIAEAPGFASVASEIVARVQERCFHSLAAPVLRVTGFDIPYPAPKLEQFYLPSVDRILDAVDDLQWEDA is encoded by the coding sequence ATGAGCACAACACTGACGTTTGCCAAGGCGCTGAACACGGCACTGGCCGATGAGATGGAGGCGGATTCGACCGTCGTCGTATTTGGTGAAGATGTCGGCCCTCTCGGCGGCGTTTTCCGGATTACCGACGGCCTGACGGCACGCTTCGGCGAGGAACGCTGCTTCGACACGCCGCTGGCCGAGTCCGGCATTATGGGCATGGCCATCGGCATGGCGATGAACGGGCTCCGTCCGGTGGTGGAGATGCAGTTCGATGCCTTTGCCTACCCCGCCTTTGAACAAGTCGTTTCGCACGTCGCCAAGATGCCGAACCGGACCAAGGGCAAGGTCAAGCTGCCCATGGTTATCCGCATTCCCTATGCGGGCGGCATCGGCGGAGTGGAACACCACTGTGACTCCTCCGAGTCTTACTATGCGCACACGCCCGGGTTGACGGTGGTGGCGCCGGCGACAGTGCAGGACGCGTATACGATGCTCCGCGAGGCCATCCGCCACCCGGACCCGGTGGTGTTCTTGGAGCCAAAGAAGCTGTACTGGTCAAAGGAGGACCTGGAGCTGGAGTCCTTGCGCGAATCAGTCGGCTCGTTTGGCCGTGCTGTCGTTGCGCGCGAAGGCAGCGACGCCACGCTGATTGCCTACGGTCCCTCGGTATCCACCGCGTTGAACGCCGCAGCCGCCGCTGCCGAAGAAGGCCGGTCGCTGGAGGTCATCGACGTGCGTTCCATCGTTCCTTTCGACGACGAGACAGTGGCGGCGTCCGTGCGTAAGACGGGCCGCGCCGTCGTTATCGCGGAGGCCCCTGGCTTTGCCTCAGTGGCCTCTGAAATCGTGGCCCGGGTGCAGGAACGCTGTTTCCACTCGCTGGCAGCGCCGGTTCTGCGCGTTACCGGCTTTGACATTCCTTACCCTGCGCCGAAGCTGGAGCAGTTCTATTTGCCCAGCGTGGACCGAATCCTCGACGCCGTGGATGATCTTCAGTGGGAGGACGCATAA
- the paaB gene encoding 1,2-phenylacetyl-CoA epoxidase subunit PaaB has translation MGTSDKTPATEIGHTPEKTPWPLWEVFVRSSRGLSHVHAGSLHAPDAEMAVRNARDLYTRRNEGVSLWVVPASSIIASDPDAKGEFFESPKGKDYRHATYYKKSEGVKHL, from the coding sequence ATGGGCACGTCGGACAAAACCCCCGCCACGGAAATCGGCCACACGCCGGAAAAGACCCCTTGGCCGCTCTGGGAGGTCTTCGTCAGGTCATCCCGCGGACTTTCGCACGTGCACGCAGGGTCGCTGCACGCGCCGGACGCCGAGATGGCCGTGCGCAACGCGCGGGATCTATACACACGGCGCAACGAAGGCGTCTCGCTGTGGGTAGTGCCGGCGTCGTCGATCATTGCCAGCGATCCGGATGCCAAGGGTGAGTTCTTCGAATCGCCCAAGGGCAAGGACTACCGGCACGCCACGTATTACAAGAAGAGTGAAGGGGTGAAGCACCTGTGA
- a CDS encoding dihydrolipoamide acetyltransferase family protein, which produces MSRQVFNLPDLGEGLTDAELVNWLVNVGDEIKVDQPIAEVETAKSMVEVPSPFAGTVAELHGAAGDTIDVGKPLISVDAAGAGSAGATGGSSAAAGGPRAAKAHPGAEAYRDEERAGVQAPAEQAEQAEDGGSGNVLIGYGTPGGHGGAKRTRRPKGSAGARVGAAAPVAEPRAVPAAAPAVAAAPDRAPRAAVAQAVRAAEAGEPGTPAAAGSSNGTVPIGLAPQVISPLVRKLARDGGLSISEIHGSGPGGLILRRDVEEALAGLSESPAVVGSADAASIATAAGGGAGDARTGLGIATRTPMKGVRRTVAAAMAQSRREIPEATVWVDVDATALLEIRAALKKRDGDNTPGLLAFIARFVTAGLAKFPELNTRVENDEIVGFDGVNLGFAAQTDRGLMVPSIRRADKLSARELDAEIRRLTAVAREGKATPAELTSGTFTLNNYGVFGVDGSAAIINYPEVAILGIGRIIDKPWVVDGQLAVRKITELTLAFDHRVCDGGTAGGFLRYVADAIESPGSVLADL; this is translated from the coding sequence ATGTCACGTCAGGTATTCAACCTCCCGGATCTGGGTGAAGGGCTGACCGATGCTGAGCTGGTCAACTGGCTGGTCAATGTCGGCGATGAAATCAAGGTCGATCAGCCTATCGCCGAAGTCGAAACCGCCAAGTCCATGGTGGAAGTACCCAGTCCGTTTGCTGGCACCGTCGCCGAGTTGCATGGCGCGGCCGGGGACACCATTGATGTCGGCAAACCGTTGATTTCCGTCGACGCGGCAGGAGCCGGTTCTGCCGGAGCAACAGGGGGTTCCAGTGCAGCTGCCGGCGGGCCGCGCGCTGCCAAAGCACATCCCGGCGCCGAAGCGTACCGGGACGAGGAACGGGCCGGCGTCCAAGCCCCGGCTGAGCAGGCCGAGCAGGCAGAAGACGGCGGATCCGGAAACGTTCTCATCGGCTACGGAACACCCGGCGGCCATGGTGGCGCCAAGCGTACCCGTCGGCCAAAGGGGAGCGCCGGCGCGCGGGTCGGGGCAGCCGCTCCTGTTGCTGAGCCGCGGGCAGTCCCCGCTGCAGCACCTGCAGTTGCTGCAGCGCCCGATCGTGCGCCTCGGGCCGCCGTAGCCCAGGCTGTGCGAGCTGCCGAAGCCGGTGAACCAGGGACTCCGGCAGCTGCGGGATCGTCCAACGGAACGGTACCTATTGGTCTGGCTCCGCAGGTGATTTCACCGCTGGTGCGAAAACTGGCCCGGGACGGTGGACTCAGTATTTCCGAGATACACGGTTCGGGCCCCGGTGGACTGATCCTGCGACGGGACGTTGAGGAGGCGCTTGCGGGCCTGAGCGAAAGCCCTGCGGTGGTGGGATCGGCCGACGCCGCTTCCATTGCTACTGCCGCTGGCGGCGGTGCTGGTGATGCACGCACTGGGCTTGGAATCGCTACCCGCACGCCTATGAAGGGTGTACGGAGGACGGTAGCTGCAGCTATGGCGCAGAGCCGGCGGGAGATTCCGGAAGCCACAGTATGGGTGGATGTGGATGCCACCGCGCTGCTTGAGATCCGTGCTGCCCTAAAGAAGCGGGATGGAGACAATACGCCAGGTCTCCTGGCTTTCATTGCCCGTTTCGTAACTGCAGGTCTGGCCAAATTCCCTGAACTCAATACTCGGGTAGAAAACGATGAGATCGTGGGCTTTGACGGCGTAAACCTCGGCTTTGCAGCACAAACGGATCGGGGGCTAATGGTTCCCAGCATCCGGAGGGCCGACAAGCTCAGCGCACGCGAACTCGATGCCGAGATACGTCGACTGACTGCCGTCGCCCGCGAAGGCAAAGCCACTCCGGCAGAATTGACCAGCGGAACTTTTACGCTGAACAACTACGGGGTCTTTGGAGTGGACGGCAGCGCAGCCATCATCAATTACCCAGAAGTGGCGATCCTTGGGATTGGCCGGATCATTGATAAGCCGTGGGTCGTCGATGGACAGTTGGCGGTGCGGAAAATCACCGAGCTGACACTGGCCTTCGACCATCGTGTTTGCGATGGTGGCACAGCCGGCGGCTTCCTCCGATACGTAGCGGATGCTATTGAAAGCCCGGGATCGGTTCTCGCCGACCTCTGA
- a CDS encoding enoyl-CoA hydratase/isomerase family protein has translation MIELSIENNVAEVVLNAPQKMNALNEDALAELGKAYDDAAAAAADGSVRALLLRGEGRGFCAGRDISGVVPETDDAYGYLGNLVTPLLKKIAAFPAPTFAAAQGACLGVGLGLLIATDVVYVADNAKIGSPFANLGATLDSGGHWLFTERLGAHRTLDLIYTADLMSGEEAVRAGLFSRTMPADELLDSTRATVTKVAQGATGAFRASKELVANIRDQRLGLWSAVDEENTAQGELCKSEDYAEGFKAFQEKRKPVFKG, from the coding sequence ATGATCGAGTTGTCGATCGAAAACAACGTCGCCGAAGTGGTGCTGAACGCGCCGCAGAAGATGAACGCGCTCAATGAAGACGCTTTGGCTGAGCTGGGAAAGGCGTACGACGACGCCGCCGCAGCCGCCGCTGACGGTTCCGTCCGTGCGTTGCTGCTCCGCGGTGAAGGCCGGGGCTTCTGCGCCGGACGCGACATCTCCGGCGTCGTGCCCGAAACCGATGACGCGTATGGCTACCTTGGCAATCTGGTGACGCCGCTGCTGAAAAAGATAGCGGCCTTCCCGGCACCCACGTTCGCGGCGGCGCAAGGCGCATGTCTCGGCGTCGGACTTGGACTGCTCATTGCCACCGACGTGGTTTACGTTGCCGACAATGCGAAAATCGGCTCGCCGTTCGCCAACCTTGGCGCCACCCTTGACTCCGGCGGCCACTGGTTGTTCACCGAGCGGCTCGGCGCCCACCGCACCCTGGATCTGATTTACACGGCTGATTTGATGAGCGGCGAAGAAGCTGTCCGTGCGGGCTTGTTCAGCCGGACCATGCCAGCGGACGAGCTACTGGACAGCACGCGCGCCACGGTGACCAAGGTTGCCCAAGGTGCAACGGGGGCCTTCCGTGCGTCGAAGGAACTGGTGGCCAACATCCGGGACCAGCGACTGGGACTATGGTCCGCCGTCGACGAGGAAAACACCGCCCAAGGCGAGCTGTGCAAGAGCGAAGACTACGCTGAGGGTTTCAAAGCGTTCCAGGAAAAGCGCAAGCCAGTCTTCAAGGGCTAG